In Deinococcus seoulensis, the DNA window CGCGTTTCCTGTTGATCCGTTGCCCTTCCTGTACCAGCAGGGCGTGGATGAAGCGGTACCCACGTCTTGGATGCAGGAGCGCCAGTTCACGGATCCGCTGCGTCAGGGCGTTGTCCTGACGGGGTTTGGGACGGTAATGCCAGGACGACTTGGGGAGCCCCGCCAGGAAGCAGGCCCGCTGTGATCGGACGCGGGCGGCGATCAGTTGTTGCACAACTGATCGCTTCTCAGCGAGGGTCAGCGCTTTTTTGCGATGACCTCCTTCATGCCTTCGAGCTCGAGGCGCTGCTGACCGACGATGCGGAGAAGTCGGGCGTTTTCCTTTTCCAAGTGGCGAAGCCGTTTGGCTTCGTCGGGGGTCGTATCACCGTACTTCTTTCGCCAAGCGTAGAAGGAAGCGGGGCTGCACCCGAAGTCGCGACAGAGCTCCTCGACAGATTTATCGCCTTTTTGAGCGTCTTGGAGCAGCTGGATGATCTGGGCCTCGGTGAACTGACGGGTTTTCATAGGTGACCTCTCTTTCCAG includes these proteins:
- a CDS encoding transposase — protein: WKERSPMKTRQFTEAQIIQLLQDAQKGDKSVEELCRDFGCSPASFYAWRKKYGDTTPDEAKRLRHLEKENARLLRIVGQQRLELEGMKEVIAKKR